The DNA window AGCGGGCGAGCGCTAGCGTGGCGGCGCCGGCGCGGCGTCCCACTGGGCCGCCACGGTGCGCGCGGCGTTCTGCACGGCCCAGCCCATGCGGCTGTCGGCCGCTACGTCCTGGACAGTGCGGCGCGCGCTGGCGGTGCGCTGGAAGATGAGCCCGCTGAGGGCCTGAATCTTGAGCGCGTCGGGGAGCTTCGTATGGCGCACCACGTTGCCGAGGATCTCCTCCGCCCTTCGATGCTGGAACAGCGCCACCGCGCGCAGAGCCGCCTGCTGGATGCGCGGGTTGGGGTCCCAGATGAGCGCGGCCAGCGGGTCCAAGGCGCGGGCGTCGCCCAGCAGGGCCAGGTCCTCGATGGCGATGGCGCGAATCTCCTCCGGGGCGGGCTCGGCCGCCGCGAGCAGTCCGCGCAGGAGCGCACCCTCGGCGGGAGTCGCCGGCAGGTCGGGTGCGGTGATGGGCGGCGAGGCGGGCGCGGCCGGGGCCGGAGCGGGCTTGGCGGGCGCGGGACGCGGTGGGGCCTTGGTGGCGGCCGTCGAGGCCGGGGCGGGGGCCGGGGGGGCCTGCTGGGCGCGGGCGAAGGTGGCGACGAGCAACGCGGCGGCGACGAGCGGACGCATGGGCCTCGTTCTACCCCGAAAACCCAGGGCGAAGGGGCACCCCCCCAGGGGTCGCCGCGGACATTTTCTTGACGCGATCGGCAAACGTGGGAGGGTGTCGGTGCTACAGGCGTGTTGCGAACGGGAGAGCGAAGGCACGATGAGCGCCGCGGTCGCGAGCTGGAACTGGCAGACGTTGGACAACGTCGAGGTGGAGTGCACCCACTGCAGCGTCCGCATGACGCTCCAGGCGGGTCACCGGGTGAAGTACTTCCGGTGCTCCTCCTGCCATCGCTGGGTGTCCAGCACCTACACGGACGTGTTGCGCGCGGACGCGAAGATTCGCACGCACCCCGTGAAGGACACGGCGGAGGCGGACGCGCGCTTCATGGAAGTGAAGGGGCGTCTGGACCGCTGGCTGACGGCGCTGGAGGACCAGGACCCGTACCACGTGCTGGGCGTGTCGCCGCTGGACTCCCCGGACGTCGTCCGTGCGCGCTACCGCGAGCTGGCGATGGAGCGGCACCCGGACCGGGGCGGCTCGGCCGAGAAGATGCGCGAGCTGAACGCCGCCTATGAGCGCATCCTGAAGCACCGCCAGCGCAAGCGTCACGAGGCGCTGTCGGCGGGCACGGCCTCGGTGGCCACCGCCGCCGTCCTGCCCGTGCGCAGCAGGTAGCTCCAGAGCAGCGCCCCCAGGGACAGGCCCAGCGCGGCCTTGGCCCAGGTGGGGAAGAGCGAGCCGGGCGACACGAAGCCCTCCACGCAGCCGATGAAGGCGAGGAAGGGCGCGCAGCCCAGCACCAGCTTGACGGCCTCGCGCCCTCGCTGGGCCAGCGCTTGTCCCCGGGGAAGCTCCCCTGGGTCGATGAGCGCCTGGCCCACCATCAAGCCCGCGCCTCCCGCGATGACGATGATGGACAGTTCGACGGGCCCGTGCGCGCTGATGAAGTCGAAGAAGCCGTGGGCCAGCCCGTCGCGAAGGCACAGCGCGCCGATGGCGCCAATCTGCACGCCGTTGTTGATGAGCGTGTAGAGCGTGCCCAGGCCCAGCAGCAGCCCCGACGCGAAGGCGAAGAGCGTCACGGACAGGTTGTTGGTGGCGATGCGCGAGGCCACGGTGTGCGGCGGCGTGACGGACAGCAGGTCATCCGTCCACATGCGGCCCGCCGAGATGGAGGCACGCACGCGCTCGGGGACGAGCAGCTCCGCGCCGCGCGGCTCCAGGAGCACCACGAGCGCGCCCAGGAGGATCCCCAGGCCGAGCAGCGCCGCGCTCACGCCCACGAAGCGCAGCTCGCGTCGCAGCGTGGCGGGGAAGTCTCGCCGATAGAAGTCTCGCACGGCGGCCCAGCGCTCGCGGGGCGGCTGGTAGATGGCGGAATACGCCTGGCCACAGAGCTGGTTGAGGAAGCGGTGCGCGTCGGTGCCAGGAAAGAACGTCTGGGCATGCGCGAGGTCCGCGGCCGCGCGGCGGTACAGCGCGTCCAACGTGCGCAACTCCTCCAAGCGCAGCGTGCCGGAGCGCTGCCGCGTGAGGAGTCCGGCCAGCGCATCCCAGTCCGGACGGCGCCGCGAGACGAAGCCCGGGAGGCTGGGGGCCATCAGTGGCCCGCCCGCGCTCGGACGCGCAGGAAGGTCTCGGTGGCATCGGCGGAGCGGAGGACCGCGTCGCGCTCCGCGTCGCTCAGGTGCGCGCCCACACGGTCCACCAGCCGCGTCCCCAAGCGCTTGCGCACCCCGGGCTCCAGGTTGCGGGCGCGCGAGAGGAAGGCCAGCACCAGCTCGACCTCCTCGGTGCTCAGCGGGCGCTCGGCGGCGCTCGGGGCAGGGCGCTCGGCGGCGGGCGTGGTGTACGCGTCCAGGTTGATGGCCTCCTCGCGCACGAGCACCGTGCCGGCCAGCAGATCTCCCAGCCGGCGGTGCTGACGGGTGAGGAGCATGGTGATGCAGCCCGTGGCGTAGAGCACGGGCAGGAAGTCGAGCACGCGGCAGATGTTGCGCACGGCGCTCTCGAAGACGCCCACGGGCGAGCCGTCCATGCGCACCACGCGGATGCCGAGCACGCGCTTGCCGACGGTCTGCCCGTGGAAGAAGACCTCGGCCAGGGTCCAGTACAGCCACTGGGTGGCGAAGAGGCCCAAGGCCAGCAGCGTCTGTCCCACGCCGGACAGTGCCTGGAGCGCGCCGAGCACATCCGTGAGCAACAGCGTGACGATGAAGTAGAGCGCCACCCAGACGGCGAAGAGGAGGCTCGCATCCACCAGCCACGCGAGGCAGCGGTAGCCGATGCCCGCCACGGGCAGGGTGAGCGCCACGCGCTCAGGCGTGGCGACGTCGAGATGGGGGGCAGGGGCGGAGGTGCTCATGCGCGGTCGAGCGCGCAGCATATGCCGCCCCCATCCCCTCCTGGCGAGTCGGGGGGCTCAGGCCTTCGCCTTGCCCTCGCCGCTTCCCAGCTTGATTTTCTTGGGCTGGACCTCCGGGCGCTTGGGCAGGGTGAGCCGCAGCACGCCATCCTTGAGCTGGGCGTCCACTTGCTCCGCGTTCACCCCTTCGGGCAGGGTGAACGAGCGGCTGAACGAGCCGAAGCTGCGCTCATACGTGTAGAAGCGATCCGAGCTGTCCTGCTGCTCCACCTCGCGCTTGCCGCTCACCGTGAGGCGATCCCCCGTGAGCGTCACGTCGACGTCCTTCTCGTCCACGCCGGGCAGGTCCGCCTTGAAGATGTAGGCGTCCTTCGTCTCCTTCACGTCGAACGCGGGCGCGAAGCCGCCCGTGTCCGAGCGCCCGGTCAGCAAGCGGCTGAGCTCCTCCACCGGGTCCGCACTGATCAGCTCTCGCATGCGGTGGAAGGGGTCCCACTCCCGCCGAGCAGTCAGCCGCTCGCCCCCTCCGCGCCGTACAGGAAGGTCTGCCATGACGATGTCCCTCCATTGCTGGATGCCGCGCGGCCGCGCTCATCGCGGCCCGTCGCGTCTAGCGTAAGGCGTGCGACCTCCCCCGCGGATGGACGAGCCGGGCGACGTGCCCTGGTGCGTGCGTCCTCCTTCAGGGCCACCGCGCGAGGGCTGGTCGCAGGTGACTGCGGGACCCTCGCTGGCTCCCGATGGCGTGAAAGCATCACCCACTCGACGCAACGGCATGTTCGTCAAAGGACAGCGCTCACGAACTGACGGACGAAAGTCTGGATTCCGATCCGATTCATGCACAATTGACACTCCCGCGAGCGCTGGTTCGCACGGGCGATGAGCAGGTGTTAGGGTCTTGCCTGGCAGGAATTGCAGGAGTCGCAGAGGAGGTGTGGCCCA is part of the Myxococcaceae bacterium JPH2 genome and encodes:
- a CDS encoding HEAT repeat domain-containing protein, whose amino-acid sequence is MRPLVAAALLVATFARAQQAPPAPAPASTAATKAPPRPAPAKPAPAPAAPASPPITAPDLPATPAEGALLRGLLAAAEPAPEEIRAIAIEDLALLGDARALDPLAALIWDPNPRIQQAALRAVALFQHRRAEEILGNVVRHTKLPDALKIQALSGLIFQRTASARRTVQDVAADSRMGWAVQNAARTVAAQWDAAPAPPR
- a CDS encoding J domain-containing protein — protein: MSAAVASWNWQTLDNVEVECTHCSVRMTLQAGHRVKYFRCSSCHRWVSSTYTDVLRADAKIRTHPVKDTAEADARFMEVKGRLDRWLTALEDQDPYHVLGVSPLDSPDVVRARYRELAMERHPDRGGSAEKMRELNAAYERILKHRQRKRHEALSAGTASVATAAVLPVRSR
- a CDS encoding stage II sporulation protein M; its protein translation is MAPSLPGFVSRRRPDWDALAGLLTRQRSGTLRLEELRTLDALYRRAAADLAHAQTFFPGTDAHRFLNQLCGQAYSAIYQPPRERWAAVRDFYRRDFPATLRRELRFVGVSAALLGLGILLGALVVLLEPRGAELLVPERVRASISAGRMWTDDLLSVTPPHTVASRIATNNLSVTLFAFASGLLLGLGTLYTLINNGVQIGAIGALCLRDGLAHGFFDFISAHGPVELSIIVIAGGAGLMVGQALIDPGELPRGQALAQRGREAVKLVLGCAPFLAFIGCVEGFVSPGSLFPTWAKAALGLSLGALLWSYLLRTGRTAAVATEAVPADSAS
- a CDS encoding RDD family protein is translated as MSTSAPAPHLDVATPERVALTLPVAGIGYRCLAWLVDASLLFAVWVALYFIVTLLLTDVLGALQALSGVGQTLLALGLFATQWLYWTLAEVFFHGQTVGKRVLGIRVVRMDGSPVGVFESAVRNICRVLDFLPVLYATGCITMLLTRQHRRLGDLLAGTVLVREEAINLDAYTTPAAERPAPSAAERPLSTEEVELVLAFLSRARNLEPGVRKRLGTRLVDRVGAHLSDAERDAVLRSADATETFLRVRARAGH
- a CDS encoding Hsp20/alpha crystallin family protein, giving the protein MADLPVRRGGGERLTARREWDPFHRMRELISADPVEELSRLLTGRSDTGGFAPAFDVKETKDAYIFKADLPGVDEKDVDVTLTGDRLTVSGKREVEQQDSSDRFYTYERSFGSFSRSFTLPEGVNAEQVDAQLKDGVLRLTLPKRPEVQPKKIKLGSGEGKAKA